From Paraburkholderia fungorum, the proteins below share one genomic window:
- a CDS encoding ABC transporter permease, with amino-acid sequence MKSRVDGLLYVGPATVFLFFVLFVPLAYVVYTSFWIGGSPSLSAYQRLLGSDLFLRTLWSTFQISITASVASLLLGYPIAMHLAKQTPRKRALYMVLVLVPFWTSILVKSYAFTVLLGRDGLVNQLLSAAFHTRVQLPMLFNRFGVMVGMTNYLIPFIVFPVLASLLSIDKSLYRASEIMGAKPPRIFFRITLPLSLPGIAAATLSTTVMSMGFFVIPALLGGRKDAMMSNLVDFYTRETMDWNMASAIGVILLAIVTLAAMGAEQFQRHDAKKKVMA; translated from the coding sequence ATGAAATCACGTGTTGACGGACTGTTATACGTCGGGCCAGCCACCGTATTCCTGTTTTTCGTCCTGTTTGTTCCGCTCGCCTACGTCGTCTATACGAGTTTCTGGATTGGGGGCAGCCCCTCCTTGTCCGCGTATCAGCGGTTGCTCGGAAGCGACCTGTTTCTGCGCACGCTTTGGTCGACGTTCCAGATCAGCATTACGGCTTCGGTGGCGAGCCTGTTGCTGGGTTATCCGATCGCGATGCATCTTGCGAAGCAGACGCCGCGCAAGCGCGCGCTGTACATGGTTCTCGTGCTCGTGCCGTTCTGGACCAGCATTCTCGTCAAGAGCTATGCGTTCACGGTGCTGCTGGGCCGCGATGGACTCGTGAACCAGTTGCTGTCGGCGGCATTTCATACGCGGGTGCAACTGCCGATGCTGTTCAACCGCTTCGGCGTGATGGTGGGGATGACGAACTACCTGATTCCGTTCATCGTATTTCCGGTGCTGGCCAGCCTTCTGTCGATCGACAAATCGCTGTACCGCGCGTCCGAAATCATGGGCGCGAAACCGCCGCGTATCTTCTTCCGCATTACGTTGCCGCTGAGCCTTCCGGGGATCGCCGCCGCGACGTTGAGCACCACCGTGATGTCGATGGGCTTCTTCGTCATACCGGCGCTGCTGGGCGGACGCAAGGACGCGATGATGTCCAACCTCGTCGACTTCTATACCCGCGAGACGATGGACTGGAACATGGCCTCGGCAATCGGCGTGATCCTGCTTGCTATCGTCACATTGGCGGCAATGGGCGCGGAACAGTTTCAGCGGCACGACGCGAAGAAAAAGGTGATGGCATGA
- a CDS encoding ABC transporter substrate-binding protein, whose protein sequence is MSAASKIIMPRRRFLQAAGTTLLSTAIAAPMVITSRKAMAASNLTVVSWGGNYHAGVEEALAKPFEKEFGVHVTLVDTPDLAKVKAQVMTNNVQWDVFDAVGPMAMTGAKNGYWEPLDPALFNRSDLIAPMTKYAVPLYGFTGGICWDNSKFPDGKHPQTFAEYFDVKKFPGQRTLRNRASETLEIALLADGVAPDKLYPLDVDRAFKALDRIKPFVGNWVDQTPQTVTLVETGQVDFSYTYSTRVKAAQEASKPIDFSFKQNLIGLEYLVVLKNSPNKANAMKFVQFALRPDRQAALMNALGNTPASRSAMPMLKPEVRKWMSDPFNKMNVISNDAWWADHYDELTLRFKEWALG, encoded by the coding sequence ATGTCAGCTGCTTCGAAAATCATCATGCCCCGTCGCCGGTTCTTGCAGGCGGCGGGCACGACTCTCCTCTCGACCGCCATCGCTGCGCCGATGGTCATCACCTCGCGCAAGGCCATGGCGGCCAGCAACCTGACGGTGGTGAGCTGGGGCGGCAACTATCACGCGGGCGTCGAAGAAGCGCTGGCGAAGCCGTTCGAGAAAGAGTTCGGCGTTCACGTGACCCTCGTCGATACGCCCGACCTCGCGAAGGTCAAGGCCCAGGTGATGACGAACAACGTCCAGTGGGACGTTTTCGACGCCGTCGGCCCGATGGCGATGACCGGCGCGAAGAACGGCTACTGGGAACCGCTCGATCCGGCGCTCTTCAATCGCAGCGACCTGATCGCGCCGATGACGAAATACGCGGTGCCGTTGTACGGCTTCACGGGCGGCATCTGCTGGGACAACAGCAAGTTCCCGGATGGCAAGCATCCGCAGACGTTCGCCGAATACTTCGACGTGAAGAAGTTTCCGGGCCAACGCACGCTGCGCAATCGCGCGAGCGAGACGCTGGAAATCGCGTTGCTCGCCGACGGCGTCGCGCCGGACAAGCTGTATCCGCTCGATGTCGACCGTGCTTTTAAAGCGCTCGACCGCATCAAGCCGTTCGTCGGCAACTGGGTGGATCAGACGCCGCAAACCGTCACGCTGGTGGAAACCGGTCAGGTCGATTTCAGCTACACGTACTCGACACGCGTGAAGGCGGCGCAGGAAGCCAGCAAGCCGATCGACTTCTCGTTCAAGCAGAACCTGATCGGTCTCGAATACCTGGTGGTTCTGAAGAACTCGCCGAACAAGGCGAACGCGATGAAGTTCGTGCAATTCGCCCTGCGCCCGGACCGTCAGGCCGCGCTGATGAATGCGCTCGGCAATACGCCGGCCAGCCGCAGCGCGATGCCGATGTTGAAGCCGGAAGTGCGCAAGTGGATGTCCGACCCGTTCAACAAGATGAACGTGATCAGCAACGACGCATGGTGGGCCGATCACTACGACGAACTGACGTTGCGGTTCAAGGAATGGGCGCTCGGCTGA
- a CDS encoding ABC transporter permease, which translates to MTTSIDMDLRTATAPGVVIDRQERRYARLRNVIAFAVYAFILVPTLIVIPISFGGNGELTFPPRVWSLELYEQLFSSSAWVGPILQSLKVAGLTMVVSILIGVPASYGLVRFDFPGKRWVMLLLMSPILVPVIVISLGLYLYLSRLHLVGTTAGLVASHVAYVTPFMMMTVMAGVKKLDPALEFATTIMGANRRTVFFKVVLPQLRPSMFAGALFAFLVSFDEVVIAWFLTSPTTTTLPVKMYSSIQWDISPVIAAVSALLTVLSLVFCCLSVFLQPAASESSH; encoded by the coding sequence ATGACAACATCGATCGATATGGATCTCCGCACGGCGACAGCGCCGGGCGTGGTGATCGACAGGCAGGAGCGGCGCTACGCGAGGCTTCGCAATGTCATTGCGTTTGCGGTGTATGCATTCATTCTCGTGCCGACGCTGATCGTGATTCCGATCTCGTTCGGCGGCAACGGTGAACTGACGTTTCCGCCGCGCGTGTGGTCGCTCGAGTTGTACGAGCAGTTGTTCAGTTCGTCGGCGTGGGTCGGGCCGATACTTCAGAGTCTCAAGGTGGCCGGTTTGACGATGGTCGTGTCGATCCTGATCGGCGTGCCGGCTTCGTATGGCCTCGTGCGCTTCGATTTTCCCGGCAAGCGCTGGGTGATGTTGCTGCTGATGAGCCCGATTCTGGTACCGGTCATCGTGATTTCGCTCGGCCTGTATCTGTATCTGTCGCGGTTGCATCTGGTGGGCACGACGGCGGGGCTGGTCGCGAGTCACGTCGCGTACGTCACACCGTTCATGATGATGACGGTGATGGCGGGCGTCAAAAAGCTCGACCCGGCACTGGAGTTCGCGACGACCATCATGGGCGCGAATCGCAGAACCGTGTTCTTCAAGGTGGTATTGCCGCAGTTGCGGCCGTCGATGTTCGCGGGCGCGTTGTTCGCGTTCCTCGTGTCGTTCGACGAAGTCGTGATCGCCTGGTTCCTGACGAGCCCGACGACAACCACGCTACCCGTCAAGATGTACAGCAGTATCCAGTGGGATATATCGCCGGTGATTGCCGCCGTCTCGGCATTGCTGACGGTGCTGTCACTCGTGTTCTGCTGTCTCTCGGTATTTCTGCAGCCAGCAGCATCTGAATCGTCACATTGA
- a CDS encoding N-formylglutamate amidohydrolase yields the protein MQNLPYGQIFPGDSPVLVVTPHIGTSVPAPLQSNSAWGPVEGRLADPFGALLQSVAIGRGVTCVSALYHPCVIDYNVALDSRPLSPRLNRVGLCRTHTSRGEALYPEGQEPSEAEVSERADMYWKPFHAAVAREVVRLRNTHENVLLLVSHASSWLSPYREQPGAADCNIGTNRGTACDRRLVTALTESVQAFNRSWVVNGKLADAFTAQHYGLPVSGVHAIEVEVAGRWRLDCEQRSTAQPEFDSGEAGAALGVALDALEAVLKRMEGSRQAVHAGIEPDGRA from the coding sequence ATGCAGAACCTGCCGTACGGCCAGATTTTTCCAGGCGACTCGCCAGTGCTGGTCGTCACTCCGCATATCGGAACGTCCGTGCCGGCGCCGTTGCAGTCCAATTCCGCATGGGGTCCCGTCGAGGGACGGCTCGCCGATCCTTTCGGCGCGTTGCTGCAATCGGTCGCGATCGGCAGGGGGGTGACGTGTGTGTCGGCGCTCTACCATCCGTGCGTCATCGACTACAACGTGGCTCTGGATAGCCGGCCGTTATCGCCCCGGCTCAATCGCGTGGGTCTGTGCAGGACGCACACGTCCCGAGGCGAAGCGTTATACCCAGAGGGCCAGGAGCCGTCGGAAGCGGAGGTGAGCGAGCGGGCGGACATGTACTGGAAGCCGTTTCACGCGGCGGTCGCGAGAGAGGTGGTGCGGCTGCGGAACACGCATGAAAACGTCCTGCTGCTCGTCTCGCACGCAAGCTCGTGGCTCTCGCCGTATCGCGAACAGCCGGGTGCCGCAGACTGCAACATCGGCACCAATCGCGGCACCGCTTGCGACCGGCGTCTGGTGACCGCGCTCACGGAATCGGTGCAGGCGTTCAACCGGTCGTGGGTGGTCAACGGCAAGCTCGCGGATGCCTTCACCGCGCAGCACTACGGTTTGCCGGTTAGCGGCGTTCACGCGATCGAAGTCGAAGTGGCGGGCCGTTGGCGTCTGGATTGCGAACAGCGGAGCACGGCGCAACCCGAATTCGATTCAGGTGAAGCAGGTGCGGCGCTCGGAGTCGCACTTGATGCGCTGGAGGCCGTGCTGAAACGAATGGAAGGAAGCCGGCAAGCGGTGCACGCCGGTATCGAACCAGACGGGCGCGCGTAA
- the dapA gene encoding 4-hydroxy-tetrahydrodipicolinate synthase yields the protein MSMKHKYAGILTAVPTSLDKAGQFQPAPLYQHIQRLASAGTDGVVPLGGTGEYTSLSAKERLRVVETSIEAGAGKLHVVPGILSPGIGDAVDNAKAFVAAGAKALMVVTPYYFRPTQDGIVDYYKKFSDQVDADIILYEIPYRTGVSLHYETVARLAELTRVVGIKACNPDLAQQMRAAELSASKIAILSGEEDVLPLHVAMGAVGGIISSSNLIPKQWAKVLSLASSGKLQEAVALHATLRPLIDAIFAEPNPAPIKAALALQGYDFGDVLLPMLPASDALRARLASVVAPIVARESE from the coding sequence ATGAGCATGAAACACAAATACGCGGGCATTCTGACCGCGGTCCCCACCTCGCTGGACAAGGCGGGACAGTTCCAGCCAGCACCGTTGTATCAGCACATCCAGCGTCTCGCGTCGGCCGGGACCGACGGTGTGGTGCCGTTGGGCGGCACCGGTGAATACACGTCGCTGTCGGCAAAGGAACGGCTGCGCGTGGTCGAGACCTCGATCGAGGCAGGCGCGGGCAAGCTTCATGTGGTGCCGGGCATCCTGTCGCCGGGTATCGGCGATGCGGTGGACAACGCAAAGGCGTTCGTCGCCGCGGGCGCCAAGGCGCTGATGGTCGTCACGCCGTACTATTTCCGCCCGACCCAGGACGGCATTGTCGACTACTACAAGAAGTTCTCCGATCAGGTCGACGCGGACATCATCCTCTATGAAATTCCGTACCGTACCGGCGTATCGCTGCACTACGAAACAGTGGCGCGGCTGGCCGAACTGACGCGCGTGGTCGGCATCAAGGCATGCAACCCGGATCTCGCGCAGCAAATGCGCGCGGCCGAACTGAGCGCGTCGAAGATCGCCATTCTGAGCGGCGAAGAAGACGTGCTGCCGCTGCATGTTGCAATGGGCGCGGTCGGCGGGATCATCTCGAGTTCGAATCTGATTCCGAAGCAATGGGCGAAGGTCCTGTCGCTCGCATCCAGCGGCAAGCTTCAGGAAGCCGTTGCGCTGCATGCAACGTTGCGTCCGCTGATCGACGCCATTTTCGCCGAGCCGAACCCGGCCCCGATCAAGGCCGCGCTCGCGCTGCAGGGTTATGACTTCGGCGACGTGCTGCTTCCCATGTTGCCCGCCTCCGACGCGCTCCGTGCCCGTCTGGCGAGCGTCGTCGCGCCGATCGTCGCGCGCGAATCCGAGTAG
- a CDS encoding LysR family transcriptional regulator produces MKESVPEQYPDWDLLASWVAVVEAGSISDAASRLAISQAGVSQRIKALETILDTTLLDRATRPARPTAAGQRLFEHATVLLQGADQMVESVRNVTRAKRVVVRLGCVDSFAATIGPIIIKALAGTSHQIRLWSGITPTLDGQLEARQLDMAVTTTGLAQAPGIRRQKLFSEPYFVVLPKSFEVDRLTTLADLSRHLQLIRYSARSVIGQHVDAYLASNSENVERTCEFDATDPMLSLVAAGLGFAITTPLCVWQSRHYVPDLRVVPLSAFSRNGRPHTALSRSFYLAFRENELGQLPSDLYDLLRRAYERQVSRDIAKALALNPEDVCLPEAD; encoded by the coding sequence ATGAAAGAGAGCGTACCCGAACAGTATCCAGACTGGGACCTGCTAGCCAGTTGGGTCGCCGTGGTCGAAGCCGGTTCCATCTCGGACGCGGCGAGCCGCCTCGCCATTTCACAAGCCGGCGTCTCGCAGCGCATCAAGGCGCTGGAGACGATTCTCGACACCACCCTGCTCGATCGCGCGACCCGGCCCGCCCGTCCCACCGCCGCAGGTCAACGTCTGTTCGAGCATGCCACCGTGTTGCTGCAGGGCGCGGACCAGATGGTCGAGAGCGTGCGCAACGTCACCCGGGCGAAACGTGTCGTCGTTCGGCTGGGATGCGTGGATTCGTTTGCGGCCACCATCGGCCCGATCATCATCAAGGCGCTGGCCGGTACGTCGCATCAGATCCGTTTGTGGTCCGGCATTACGCCGACGCTCGACGGCCAGCTCGAAGCGCGTCAGCTGGACATGGCGGTGACCACCACGGGTCTCGCGCAGGCACCTGGTATCCGTCGCCAGAAGCTGTTTTCCGAGCCGTATTTCGTGGTGCTGCCGAAGAGCTTCGAGGTCGATCGCCTGACCACGCTGGCCGACCTGAGTCGTCATCTGCAACTGATCCGCTATAGCGCGCGATCGGTGATCGGCCAGCATGTCGACGCCTATCTCGCGTCGAATTCCGAAAACGTCGAACGCACCTGCGAATTCGATGCCACCGACCCGATGCTGAGTCTCGTCGCCGCCGGCCTCGGCTTCGCGATCACCACGCCGCTGTGCGTGTGGCAATCGCGTCATTACGTGCCGGACTTGCGCGTGGTTCCGCTGTCGGCGTTCTCACGCAATGGCAGGCCGCACACCGCGCTTAGCCGGTCGTTCTATCTGGCGTTCCGGGAAAACGAACTGGGCCAGCTTCCCTCCGATCTATACGACCTGCTGCGCCGCGCGTATGAACGGCAGGTTTCGCGCGACATCGCCAAGGCGCTGGCGCTGAATCCCGAAGACGTGTGCCTGCCGGAAGCGGATTGA
- a CDS encoding porin, with protein MKKSLLVLASFSALSTVAHAQSSVTLYGLIDVGITYANNAGGHSQYQMSSGNIQGSRWGLRGTEDLGSGLKALFVLENGFSVATGKLGQGGDEFGRQAYVGLSSASAGTVTFGRQYDSIADFTGVFEVADQWSPYFGAHPGDLDNMNNTNRVNNAIKYKSLNYNGFSFGGMYSLGGVAGQFSRNQIWSLGAGYLNGPLALGVAYVNVKDPNYSYFGNNSTSSTTASNMTASRVYSGYASAKTQQIFTAGGAYTFGAATFGATYSNTQFKDIGAETGLPATGSGGNAKFHNVEVNFKYQITPSFLAGAAYDYTKGYGVNDATYHQGVLGLDYFLSKRTDVYIDGVYQHASGTDSTGGRAVANINFLSASTTQNQVLAIVGMRHKF; from the coding sequence ATGAAAAAGTCGCTTCTCGTGCTCGCTTCCTTTAGCGCGCTGTCCACGGTCGCCCACGCGCAAAGCAGCGTGACCCTGTATGGTCTCATCGACGTCGGCATTACCTATGCCAATAACGCTGGCGGTCACAGCCAGTACCAGATGAGCAGCGGAAACATTCAGGGCAGCCGCTGGGGGCTGCGTGGTACCGAAGACCTGGGTAGCGGACTGAAGGCCCTGTTCGTCCTCGAGAACGGCTTTAGCGTGGCGACCGGCAAGCTGGGACAAGGCGGTGACGAATTCGGACGTCAGGCCTATGTCGGTTTGTCTTCGGCCAGCGCGGGTACGGTGACGTTCGGTCGCCAATACGATTCGATCGCCGATTTCACCGGTGTTTTCGAAGTGGCCGACCAGTGGTCGCCGTACTTCGGCGCGCATCCGGGCGACCTCGACAACATGAACAATACGAACCGCGTCAACAACGCGATCAAATACAAGAGCCTGAATTACAACGGCTTTTCGTTCGGCGGCATGTATAGCCTGGGCGGCGTGGCAGGGCAGTTCAGCCGCAACCAGATCTGGTCGCTGGGAGCGGGTTACCTGAATGGGCCGCTCGCGCTTGGCGTCGCCTACGTCAACGTTAAAGATCCTAACTATTCGTACTTCGGCAATAACTCGACGTCGAGCACGACTGCGTCGAACATGACGGCGAGCCGCGTGTATTCGGGCTATGCGTCCGCGAAGACGCAGCAGATTTTCACGGCTGGCGGTGCATATACGTTTGGCGCGGCGACCTTCGGTGCAACCTATAGCAACACGCAGTTCAAGGACATCGGCGCGGAAACCGGCCTGCCTGCAACGGGGTCGGGCGGCAACGCGAAATTCCACAACGTCGAAGTCAACTTCAAGTATCAGATCACGCCGTCTTTCCTCGCGGGCGCGGCGTATGACTACACGAAGGGCTACGGCGTCAACGATGCGACGTACCACCAGGGCGTGCTTGGCCTCGATTACTTCCTGTCGAAGCGGACCGACGTCTATATCGACGGCGTATATCAGCACGCTTCCGGCACGGATTCGACCGGCGGCCGCGCGGTAGCCAACATCAACTTCCTGTCTGCATCGACGACGCAGAACCAGGTGCTCGCCATCGTCGGCATGCGGCACAAGTTCTAA
- the pruA gene encoding L-glutamate gamma-semialdehyde dehydrogenase, giving the protein MISGPQFPLPANEPEVHFGRGTSAANELTKALEQRDVVEIPTVIGGKRYFSNDVVEVRAPHDHQRLLARIHRPTEAQIGEAIASSKSVARDWANLTHASRATILHRAAEIVATRSRMKINAATMLGQSKTVEEAEPDSACELIDFLRFNAYNAQRVYAEQPMSVASAANRIDWRPLEGFVYAVSPFNFTAIGANLTTAPAIMGNTVLWKPSEKSALANYIFFEALEEAGLPPGVINFVPGEAELTTRVALESQDLAGIHFTGSSAVFQSLWKGVASKVDSFRTIPRLVGETGGKDFVLAHPSANAAEVAIALIRGAFGYQGQKCSAASRAYIPKSLWGAVEQELRDRLAQLKVGDVADFSTFMGAVISQASHQKLSRVLAAAKEDTAVKLVSGGKVWSEPGYFVEPTVLQVSDPKHALMTEELFGPILSLFVYEDGAWEETLELIDATSPYALTGSIFCTDRFALHQAEAALVNAAGNLYLNDKPTGAMIGQQPFGGGRASGTNDKAGSYLNLLRWASPRTVKETYLPTRDWKFGA; this is encoded by the coding sequence GTGATTTCAGGTCCACAATTTCCGTTGCCGGCTAACGAGCCGGAAGTGCATTTCGGCCGCGGAACGTCGGCTGCCAATGAGCTGACCAAAGCACTCGAACAACGCGACGTCGTTGAAATCCCGACCGTGATCGGCGGTAAGCGCTATTTCTCGAACGATGTGGTGGAAGTGCGTGCACCGCACGACCATCAACGACTGCTCGCCCGCATTCATCGCCCGACCGAAGCGCAGATCGGCGAAGCGATCGCCAGCTCGAAGTCGGTTGCGCGCGACTGGGCGAACCTGACGCACGCGAGCCGCGCGACCATCCTGCACCGTGCCGCCGAAATCGTCGCCACCCGCTCGCGCATGAAGATCAACGCCGCGACCATGCTCGGCCAGAGCAAGACGGTCGAAGAAGCCGAGCCGGACAGCGCCTGCGAACTGATCGACTTCCTGCGCTTTAACGCGTACAACGCGCAGCGCGTGTATGCAGAGCAGCCGATGTCGGTCGCGAGCGCGGCGAACCGCATCGACTGGCGTCCGCTGGAAGGCTTCGTGTACGCCGTGTCGCCGTTTAACTTCACGGCGATCGGCGCGAACCTGACCACCGCGCCGGCCATCATGGGCAATACGGTGTTGTGGAAGCCGTCGGAGAAATCGGCGCTGGCCAACTACATCTTCTTCGAAGCACTCGAAGAAGCCGGTTTGCCGCCGGGCGTCATCAACTTTGTGCCGGGCGAAGCCGAACTGACCACGCGCGTCGCGCTGGAGTCGCAGGACCTCGCGGGGATTCACTTCACTGGCTCGTCGGCGGTGTTCCAGTCGCTGTGGAAGGGCGTGGCGTCGAAGGTGGACTCGTTCCGCACGATTCCGCGTCTGGTCGGCGAGACGGGCGGCAAGGACTTCGTGCTCGCGCATCCGTCCGCGAACGCCGCCGAGGTTGCGATCGCGCTGATTCGCGGCGCGTTCGGCTATCAAGGCCAGAAGTGCAGCGCGGCGTCGCGCGCGTACATTCCGAAATCTCTGTGGGGCGCGGTCGAACAGGAACTGCGCGACCGTCTCGCGCAACTGAAAGTGGGCGACGTCGCCGATTTCAGCACGTTCATGGGCGCAGTGATCTCGCAGGCTTCGCATCAGAAGCTCAGCCGCGTTCTCGCGGCGGCGAAGGAAGACACGGCGGTCAAGCTGGTCTCGGGCGGCAAGGTGTGGTCCGAGCCGGGCTACTTCGTCGAGCCGACCGTGCTACAGGTGTCCGATCCGAAGCATGCGCTGATGACTGAGGAACTGTTCGGCCCGATCCTGTCGCTGTTCGTCTACGAAGACGGCGCGTGGGAAGAGACGCTCGAACTGATCGACGCAACGAGCCCGTACGCGCTGACCGGTTCGATCTTCTGCACCGACCGTTTCGCGCTGCATCAGGCGGAAGCGGCGCTGGTCAACGCAGCCGGCAACCTGTATCTGAACGACAAGCCGACCGGCGCGATGATCGGCCAGCAGCCGTTCGGCGGCGGTCGTGCAAGCGGCACCAACGACAAGGCAGGCTCGTATCTGAACCTGCTGCGCTGGGCGTCGCCGCGCACGGTCAAGGAAACTTACCTGCCGACGCGCGACTGGAAGTTCGGCGCGTAA
- a CDS encoding MFS transporter, with protein sequence MSKTNEESVQKSHDPALPAEPINLETPRTGPLSEAKLLGRKTPPLTLDVQTPAGSPPPSEYRALMGLLGGYALLTLGNGLFQTLIPLRLLNAGAAMFAVGLIQSCYYAGFMVGAVFNRRLIDRIGQHRTFVAFSSVVAILALAFGRFESLPALALIRFMTGFAFMGLYTSIESWLNGVVRNERRGQVFGSYAAINYLAVGSGQFLLNTGDASGTAQLSIVAALFAAAILPVTLLEGWPLRVSDAALTRMPTQTWKDSVLAMKASTPLAIPGCVLAGFLYSSFYSMTPVYLTRTGFSTAELSAFMGTALFSALLPQWPMGRLSDTIDRRRLVYRIALTSTLLSAALAVLHERSFVWIATLAYVAVTFTQYGLIVSHVNDRTEPHRRVAITATLLLMFSFGGMVGPALASLLMSVIGPSGLFVFNAMASAMLAFFAARAMNSSRDLRTA encoded by the coding sequence ATGTCAAAAACAAACGAAGAATCCGTTCAAAAAAGCCACGACCCTGCATTACCCGCAGAACCCATCAATCTGGAGACGCCACGCACCGGCCCGCTGTCGGAAGCCAAGCTGCTGGGAAGAAAAACGCCGCCGCTAACGTTAGACGTTCAGACGCCTGCGGGTTCGCCGCCGCCAAGCGAATATCGCGCGTTAATGGGCCTGCTGGGCGGCTATGCGCTGCTGACGCTCGGCAATGGTCTGTTCCAGACGCTGATCCCGCTGCGACTGCTGAATGCGGGCGCGGCGATGTTTGCGGTTGGTCTGATTCAATCGTGCTACTACGCGGGCTTCATGGTCGGGGCCGTGTTCAACCGGCGGCTGATCGACCGGATCGGCCAGCATCGGACCTTCGTCGCGTTTTCATCGGTCGTCGCGATTCTGGCGCTGGCGTTCGGACGCTTCGAATCGCTGCCGGCGCTGGCGCTGATCCGCTTCATGACGGGATTCGCGTTCATGGGCCTGTACACGTCCATCGAGAGCTGGCTGAACGGCGTGGTCAGAAACGAGCGGCGCGGCCAGGTTTTCGGCTCCTATGCGGCGATCAACTATCTCGCCGTGGGCTCCGGCCAGTTCCTGCTCAATACCGGCGACGCGTCCGGCACCGCGCAGCTATCCATCGTCGCCGCGCTGTTCGCCGCCGCGATCCTGCCGGTGACGCTGCTCGAAGGCTGGCCGCTGCGCGTGTCCGATGCGGCGCTGACGCGCATGCCGACGCAAACGTGGAAGGACAGCGTACTGGCGATGAAAGCCTCGACGCCGCTCGCGATTCCCGGCTGCGTGCTCGCCGGTTTTCTCTACAGCAGTTTTTATTCGATGACGCCGGTTTATCTGACGCGCACCGGTTTCTCGACTGCGGAGCTATCCGCGTTCATGGGCACGGCGCTGTTTTCGGCGCTGCTGCCGCAATGGCCGATGGGGCGTTTGTCCGACACCATCGACAGGCGTCGGCTGGTGTATCGCATTGCGCTGACTTCGACGCTGCTGAGCGCCGCGCTCGCGGTGCTGCACGAGCGTAGCTTCGTGTGGATCGCGACGCTCGCCTACGTGGCGGTCACCTTTACGCAATACGGGCTGATCGTGTCGCACGTGAACGACCGGACCGAGCCGCACCGCCGTGTGGCGATCACGGCCACGTTGCTGCTGATGTTTTCGTTCGGCGGAATGGTCGGCCCGGCGCTGGCGTCGCTGCTGATGAGCGTGATCGGGCCCAGCGGGCTGTTCGTCTTCAACGCGATGGCGTCGGCGATGCTCGCTTTTTTCGCCGCGCGCGCGATGAACAGCAGCCGCGACTTACGCACGGCCTGA